One genomic region from Erythrobacter mangrovi encodes:
- a CDS encoding carboxymuconolactone decarboxylase family protein, with amino-acid sequence MQNRLAPLEEPYPEDVAKLLEAYPKANGQILSLFRTFANSGRFLKKGVANFLDKESPLPLRIREIVILRVTALFGCEYEWGVHTAIFAAHAKFDDRQLADLASAEATFEAWPSSEAALIKSIDQLCRTGRLDDAAQASFEVDWSVEQQLEIIAIVGAYHTVSMVANVARLPLEGFARPFPE; translated from the coding sequence ATGCAAAACCGTCTCGCGCCGCTGGAAGAACCGTATCCCGAAGATGTCGCCAAGCTTCTCGAAGCCTATCCCAAGGCCAATGGTCAGATTCTCTCGCTGTTCCGCACCTTCGCGAACAGTGGCCGCTTCCTGAAGAAAGGCGTCGCAAACTTCCTCGACAAGGAGAGTCCCCTGCCCCTGCGGATCCGCGAAATCGTCATTCTGCGCGTCACCGCGCTGTTCGGCTGCGAATATGAGTGGGGCGTGCATACCGCGATCTTTGCCGCCCACGCGAAGTTCGACGACAGGCAACTCGCCGACCTTGCATCGGCCGAGGCGACCTTCGAAGCATGGCCATCATCCGAAGCCGCACTGATCAAGAGCATCGACCAGCTTTGCCGCACGGGTCGCCTCGACGACGCCGCGCAGGCGAGTTTCGAAGTCGACTGGTCAGTTGAGCAGCAACTCGAGATCATCGCGATCGTCGGCGCCTATCACACAGTCAGCATGGTAGCGAACGTAGCGAGACTTCCGCTCGAGGG